The genomic segment ATACAGGCCGGCAAGATTTGATGAAGTAGTTGGACAGCAAAGTGTTACCGTTACTTTAAAAAATGCTATTCGTCAGAAAAAACTGGCGCATGCTTTTTTATTTTGTGGCCCCAGAGGTGTTGGGAAAACAACCTGCGCAAGAATACTGGCAAAAACCATTAATTGCGAAAATCCTACAGAAGATTTTGAAGCTTGCGGGAAGTGCAGCTCCTGCATTTCGTTATCAGAAAACAGCTCTTTGAATATTTTTGAGATGGATGCCGCTTCAAACAGCCATGTTGAGGATATTAGAAATCTGATTGAACAGGTTCGCTATGCTCCTCAAAACGGCCGCTACAAAATCTATATCATAGATGAGATACACATGCTTTCATCCAGTGCATTTAATGCATTTCTGAAAACACTGGAAGAACCTCCTGCATACACAAAATTCATTTTAGCAACTACCGAAAAACATAAAATACTGCCGACTATCCTTTCCAGATGTCAGATTTTTGATTTCAATCGCATATCCATAGATGATATAGTTCAGCACCTGGAAGAAATTTGCCAAAAAGAAGAAATTGAATATGAAGCTGATGCCCTGCATTTAATAGCTCAAAAAGCTGATGGCGGACTTAGAGATGCATTGTCAATTTTTGACAGAATGGCCAGCTTCGGGGACAGAAATATTAACTTTAAGCAAGTAGCTGAAAATTTAAACATACTGGATCATGAGTTTTATTTCAATATCACTGAACATCTTGCAGAAGGAGATACCTCGGAATTGCTTCTGATATATAGTGATATCTTAAAAAAGGGCTTTGAAGGAGATTTGTTCCTAAACGGGCTGACAGAACATTTCAGAAATCTGTTGGTAGCCGGGACAGACAAAACACTTTCTCTCCTGCAAACAGCCGGTAAACTAAAAGAAAGATACATTCAGCAATCCGGGCAGGTTCATCCTGCCTTTCTTCTAAACTGGGCTAATCTTGCTAATAAAGCTGAGTTTGAATATAGAGACAGCAAAAACAAACGACTGCATGTTGAATTGGCACTTTTAAAAATGGCGTCTCTGCACTCTATGTTTTCTATCACTGCCGACTCTACTGATACTATGCAAAAAAAAAAGCCTGAAACCGACAACTTAGGCGAAACAAAGAATGATTATTCAGGAAAGGAACCTGAGCCGAAAAGTGTGAAGGAAGAAGACAATACTCAGTCTTATGAAAATAAAAACAAACCGGAAAAAGAAACAGTACATATAAGAAAGGATAAAATCAATGAGCTAAAGTCTATTGGAATAGATAAAATCAAAGATTATAAAAACGAAGAAAATCAATCTGAAGAGCCAAAAACTACTCTATCTGAGCCTGCTGAATCGCTTAGTCAAAATGAAACTCCTGCCACCAAAGACTTAACAGCTGACAAACTTTGGGAAATATGGAAGCAGATGGCAGAAAGCTCTAACAAGCCTTCCTTAAGCAACACTTATAATCGGGAAAACCTTAGCATTAGCATTGATGACAGTAAACTGATATTGGAAACAGCAACTGAAAACACTATAAAATCAAACGAAGATTACATCATAAAAGCTTTCAGAAAGGAAACTCAAATTGATAATCTCGTTATGATTATCAAAAAAATAGAAAAAACAAGTACTTTTGCTGAAAATAAACCATTCACAAACGAGGATAAACTACATTTTTTTATTCAGAAAAAACCGGAAATGAAGTTGCTAATGGAAAAATTAAACCTCAGACTTGAATACTAAAACAAACTAAGAGAGCTATGCGTTAATAGGACTTGCTCTCATTTTTCAATTAAATTTAACATAAATGATTTCAACAAAGTTTTACAAGTACATTTTATCGATATTTTTATTTTTATCAATAAGTGTTCTCTTTGTTTCATGCACTGAAGACGAAAAAGAAATGAAATACCCCTACAAAACCGTTGAGGGAGACCCTCTCAACAGCCGAATTTACACCTTAGACAATGGTCTGAAAGTTTATTTATCAAACAACCCTCAGGAACCTCGAATACAAACATTTGTAGCGGTTCGCGCCGGCAGCAAACACGACCCCGCAGAAACTACCGGACTGGCTCACTACCTGGAGCACATGCTTTTTAAAGGTACCGATAAAATGGGGACCATTAACTGGGAAAAAGAAAAAGTACTTTTAGATAAGCTTTCAGATTTATATGAAGAACATCGCTTTACGGATGATGAGGCTGAAAAAAGAAAAATTTATGCTAAAATAGACAGCATTTCCTTTGAAGCTTCCAAACTTGCTATCCCGAATGAGTATGATAAAATGATTTCCAGCATTGGTGCCAGAGGAACGAACGCCTACACTTCTGTTGAGCAAACCGTTTATGTAAACGACATTCCGGCAAATGAACTTGAAAGATGGTTAAAGGTAGAAGCAGAAAGATTCAGAAAAGTAGTACTTCGTCTGTTTCACACTGAGTTGGAAACTGTTTATGAAGAGTTCAACATGGGACAGGCCAATGATGGCAGAAAAGCATGGAGAGCTATGACAGAAGCTTTATTCCCTACACATCAGTACGGCACACAAACTACAATCGGTGAAGGAGAGCATTTAAAAAATCCTTCTATGGTGAACATCCATAAGTACTTTGAAAAGTATTATATACCCAACAATATGGCAATTTGTCTGTCAGGAGAATTGGATTATGATGAAACCATAAGACTTATCGACAAATACTTTGGCGGTTATGAAATGGGTGAAGAACCGGTATTTACCTATGATGAACTTCCCCCAATTGAAGAGCCTGTCATAAAAGAAGTAGTTGGCAATGAGGAGCCTTTTGTATATGCCGCCTTCCGTTTTGACGGAGCTGCTTCAGACGATGCTCTTATGATTAAACTAATCAGTGGCTTGCTCAGCAACGGACAAGCGGGACTAATTGACCTGAACTTATTGCAAAGACAGCGTATCCTTGGTGGTGGCAGCTTTGAAGTAACTATGGAAGATTATAGCATACACGGTTTATACGGTTCCCCAAGACAGGGGCAAACCCTTGAAGATGTAAAAGCTCTACTTTTAGATGAACTGGAAAAAATAAAAGCGGGTGAATTCGAAGAGTGGTTGATAGAAGCCGTAATAAACAACTTCAGACTTCAGCAAATTCGTGCATACGAAAGCAACAGAGCAAGAGCTTCTGCTTTTGTAAATGCCTTTGTAAGAAGCGTACCCTGGGAAAATGTGGTTACGGAATTTGACCGTATGGAAAAAATCACCAAGCAGGATATAGTTGATTTTGCAAATAAGCATTACAGCAATAATTATGCAGTTATTTACAAACGTTCGGGTGTAGACGAGGATGTGCTGGAAGTTGAAAAGCCACAAATCACACCTATAGTAATGAACAGAGATACTCAATCAGTATTTTACACCTCATTCACAGAAATGCCTACAACTGAGTTGGATCCTGTTTTCATTGATTATGACGAAGTAATCAGCCGTGAGCAGGTTGCTAACAGATTTCCTTTCTATTATATAGAAAATGAAATAAATGAATTATTTAGCCTGAACTATATCTATGACATGGGAAAAGACCATGACAGATATCTGGAACTGGCAGTAAATTATCTCCCTTATTTGGGAACAACAAGATACTCTGCTGATGAACTAAAAGAGCAGTTCTTCAGATTAGGTCTGCGTTTTGACGTTTCCTCTTCCAGGGATAATATAAATATCCGTTTAAGTGGTTTAGAAAGCTCACTCGAAGAAGGAATAGAACTTTTTGAGCACATACTTACAAGTGCTACAGCGGATGAGCAAGCATTAAATGATTTGATTGATGGTATTTTAAAAGAAAGAGTAAACCAAAAATTAAATAAAAATGTAATTCTGCGTTCCGGAATGGTCAATTACGCTATGTTTGGAGCAAATTCACCCTTTACATATATACTTTCAGAAGAAGAATTGAAAGCAGTGGAAGCACAGTATCTGGTAGATAAAATCAGAGAATTAGCGGATTATCCGTATCGTATTTTCTATTATGGGCAGGAAAATAAAGACCGGGTAAAGGAATTGGTTGAAAACTACCGCCCTCAGGTAGAAGATTTAAGAGAAGCACCGGAACCAACAATTTTCAAGGAATTGCCGACTGAAAAAAACGAGGTATATTTCATCCATTACAATATGGTTCAGACAGATGTGATGTTTGTTTCAAGAGACAAACTTTTTGATAAAAACCTCTTGCCTTATGCCCAGCTATACTTAGAGTTTTTTGGAGCCGGTCTTTCCTCTATTGTTTTTCAGGAAATAAGAGAAGCAAAAGCATTGGCTTATTCAGCATGGTCTGTATTTTCTATGCCGGCTAGAAGTGACAATCACCATTTCCTCAGGGCTTATGTTGGTACTCAGGCAGATAAATTAGAAGAAGCAGTTGAAGCAATGATTGACCTAATGAACAATCTGCCGGATGCAAGATCTCAGTTTGAAGGCTCCAGAGAGTCTGCTATTCGTAAAATCCAAACTGAAAGAATTACCGGTCAGAGTATTTTTTGGGATTACGAAGCTGCCAAGAAAAGAGGCTTAGATTTTGATGTCAGAGAGCTGACCTATAATGAATTGCAAAAAATGGATTTTGAAAAGTTCGGAGCATTTTTTGACGAATACATTAGCGACAGAAACTATAAGTTTTTAGTTTTGGGAGATAGAAACAATGTTGACTTTGATGTACTTGCCCGTTTGGGTGAAGTCAAAAAAATAGATTTAGACGAATTATTTGGTTATTAACAGAATTTTAAAATTATGGCTGAAGTAATAAGAATGCCCCGCATGAGCGACACTATGGAAGAAGGGGTAATTGTTGAATGGAATAAAAAAGTTGGCGATTCAATAAAAGCCGGTGATATTTTAGCTGAAGTTGAGACTGACAAAGCTACTATGGAATTAGAAAGCTATCAGGAAGGAACTCTTTTATACATTGGAGTTGAAAAGGGAGATACTATTCCTGTGGATGCTATTTTAGCAATCCTGGGTGAGAAGGGTGAAGATTATAAAAGCATCTTGGAAGAGGAAAAAAAGGCTGAATCAGCTAAACCAAAAGAAGACGATGCTGATGAATCTGATAGTGAGAAAGAGGAAGAAAGTGCAGAAAAAGCAGAACCTAAAAAAGAAAAAGAAAGTGAAACAGACACTGAATCGTCAAAAGACGGAGACAGAGTAAAAATCTCTCCTTTAGCCAGTAAAATGGCAAAAGAAAATGATATTGACGTAAATCAGCTTAAGGGAAGCGGAGATGGCGGAAGAATCATAAAGCGCGATATAGAAGAATATATTGAAAAAGGTCCTCAGCAAACATCTGTTGCTCCTACAGTAGCCGGAAAAGAAGCTTTCGAAGAAAAGAATGTAAGTCAGATGCGCAAAACGATAGCCAAAAGACTTTCTGAAAGTAAGTTTACGGCTCCTCACTTTTATCTGACAGCCTCTATCAGAATGGATAAAGCAGTAAAAGCAAGAGCTTCCATGAATGAAGTCAGTGAAACTAAGATTTCATTTAATGACTTAATTATAAAAGCTGCTGCCATGGCTTTAAGGAGCCACCCTCAGGTGAATGCTTCCTGGCGAGATACCACCATCAGATATAACAAACATATTCATATTGGAATGGCTGTTGCCATGGATGAAGGACTGTTGGTTCCTGTTATTCGATTTGCCGATATGCTGAGTTTGAACGAAATTTCAGCCACGGCAAAAGATTTCGGACAAAAAGTAAAAGATCGCAAACTACAGCCTTCAGACTGGGAAGGAAATACTTTCACGATTTCTAATCTTGGAATGTTTGACATAGAAGAATTTACGGCGATTATTAATCCTCCGGATGCTTGTATTTTAGCAGTTGGCTCTATCAAAGAAGAAGCCGTCGTTGAAAATGGAGAAATTAAAGCCGGACATACGCTGCGTGTTACACTTTCCTGCGACCACAGAGTGGTGGATGGCGTGACCGGTGCTAAATTCTTAAAGACTTTCAAAGACTTACT from the Chitinophagaceae bacterium genome contains:
- the dnaX gene encoding DNA polymerase III subunit gamma/tau is translated as MEKFIVSARKYRPARFDEVVGQQSVTVTLKNAIRQKKLAHAFLFCGPRGVGKTTCARILAKTINCENPTEDFEACGKCSSCISLSENSSLNIFEMDAASNSHVEDIRNLIEQVRYAPQNGRYKIYIIDEIHMLSSSAFNAFLKTLEEPPAYTKFILATTEKHKILPTILSRCQIFDFNRISIDDIVQHLEEICQKEEIEYEADALHLIAQKADGGLRDALSIFDRMASFGDRNINFKQVAENLNILDHEFYFNITEHLAEGDTSELLLIYSDILKKGFEGDLFLNGLTEHFRNLLVAGTDKTLSLLQTAGKLKERYIQQSGQVHPAFLLNWANLANKAEFEYRDSKNKRLHVELALLKMASLHSMFSITADSTDTMQKKKPETDNLGETKNDYSGKEPEPKSVKEEDNTQSYENKNKPEKETVHIRKDKINELKSIGIDKIKDYKNEENQSEEPKTTLSEPAESLSQNETPATKDLTADKLWEIWKQMAESSNKPSLSNTYNRENLSISIDDSKLILETATENTIKSNEDYIIKAFRKETQIDNLVMIIKKIEKTSTFAENKPFTNEDKLHFFIQKKPEMKLLMEKLNLRLEY
- a CDS encoding insulinase family protein, with the translated sequence MISTKFYKYILSIFLFLSISVLFVSCTEDEKEMKYPYKTVEGDPLNSRIYTLDNGLKVYLSNNPQEPRIQTFVAVRAGSKHDPAETTGLAHYLEHMLFKGTDKMGTINWEKEKVLLDKLSDLYEEHRFTDDEAEKRKIYAKIDSISFEASKLAIPNEYDKMISSIGARGTNAYTSVEQTVYVNDIPANELERWLKVEAERFRKVVLRLFHTELETVYEEFNMGQANDGRKAWRAMTEALFPTHQYGTQTTIGEGEHLKNPSMVNIHKYFEKYYIPNNMAICLSGELDYDETIRLIDKYFGGYEMGEEPVFTYDELPPIEEPVIKEVVGNEEPFVYAAFRFDGAASDDALMIKLISGLLSNGQAGLIDLNLLQRQRILGGGSFEVTMEDYSIHGLYGSPRQGQTLEDVKALLLDELEKIKAGEFEEWLIEAVINNFRLQQIRAYESNRARASAFVNAFVRSVPWENVVTEFDRMEKITKQDIVDFANKHYSNNYAVIYKRSGVDEDVLEVEKPQITPIVMNRDTQSVFYTSFTEMPTTELDPVFIDYDEVISREQVANRFPFYYIENEINELFSLNYIYDMGKDHDRYLELAVNYLPYLGTTRYSADELKEQFFRLGLRFDVSSSRDNINIRLSGLESSLEEGIELFEHILTSATADEQALNDLIDGILKERVNQKLNKNVILRSGMVNYAMFGANSPFTYILSEEELKAVEAQYLVDKIRELADYPYRIFYYGQENKDRVKELVENYRPQVEDLREAPEPTIFKELPTEKNEVYFIHYNMVQTDVMFVSRDKLFDKNLLPYAQLYLEFFGAGLSSIVFQEIREAKALAYSAWSVFSMPARSDNHHFLRAYVGTQADKLEEAVEAMIDLMNNLPDARSQFEGSRESAIRKIQTERITGQSIFWDYEAAKKRGLDFDVRELTYNELQKMDFEKFGAFFDEYISDRNYKFLVLGDRNNVDFDVLARLGEVKKIDLDELFGY
- a CDS encoding pyruvate dehydrogenase complex dihydrolipoamide acetyltransferase, with translation MAEVIRMPRMSDTMEEGVIVEWNKKVGDSIKAGDILAEVETDKATMELESYQEGTLLYIGVEKGDTIPVDAILAILGEKGEDYKSILEEEKKAESAKPKEDDADESDSEKEEESAEKAEPKKEKESETDTESSKDGDRVKISPLASKMAKENDIDVNQLKGSGDGGRIIKRDIEEYIEKGPQQTSVAPTVAGKEAFEEKNVSQMRKTIAKRLSESKFTAPHFYLTASIRMDKAVKARASMNEVSETKISFNDLIIKAAAMALRSHPQVNASWRDTTIRYNKHIHIGMAVAMDEGLLVPVIRFADMLSLNEISATAKDFGQKVKDRKLQPSDWEGNTFTISNLGMFDIEEFTAIINPPDACILAVGSIKEEAVVENGEIKAGHTLRVTLSCDHRVVDGVTGAKFLKTFKDLLEDPVRMLI